A region of Fimbriimonadaceae bacterium DNA encodes the following proteins:
- a CDS encoding Farnesyl diphosphate synthase, giving the protein MTVEATLASWKQQVDASLDRILPRESEMPSRLHAAMRYSALAPGKRIRPLLAMASAVAVGGRAEDALEPGCALELVHAFSLIHDDLPAIDDDDLRRGRPTCHIEFGEGLAILAGDALFALAFEVTARTLPQTDAVTVLAEASGSYGLVGGEVIDIEGEKKLPSSDLVELIHRRKTGALIGASCVFGAIASGRLDLRPALAGIGMGIGLAFQIQDDILNATSTPEALGKSAGSDHARGKQTYPAVFGVDASRRAANDNLSQALNLIDSLPGNTQPLRILAQSAVDRSH; this is encoded by the coding sequence GTGACGGTCGAGGCGACCTTGGCAAGCTGGAAGCAGCAGGTCGACGCCTCTTTAGACCGCATCCTCCCTCGTGAGTCGGAAATGCCGAGCAGGCTCCATGCCGCCATGCGCTACTCCGCTCTCGCTCCCGGCAAGCGCATCAGGCCGCTCCTCGCTATGGCCTCGGCGGTGGCCGTCGGTGGTAGGGCCGAAGATGCGCTTGAACCTGGTTGCGCTCTGGAACTGGTCCATGCCTTCTCCCTGATCCACGACGACCTGCCCGCCATCGATGACGACGACCTGCGCCGCGGCCGGCCGACATGCCATATCGAATTTGGTGAAGGACTCGCCATCCTCGCCGGCGATGCCCTCTTCGCTCTGGCATTCGAAGTCACCGCGAGGACGCTCCCACAAACGGATGCGGTAACCGTTTTGGCCGAAGCCTCCGGATCGTATGGTCTCGTCGGGGGTGAAGTGATCGACATCGAAGGGGAGAAGAAGCTGCCTTCATCGGATCTGGTCGAGCTCATCCACCGTAGGAAGACCGGAGCGCTCATTGGGGCGTCCTGCGTTTTCGGGGCCATCGCCTCCGGCAGGCTTGACCTGCGACCGGCACTTGCAGGCATCGGGATGGGAATCGGCCTTGCTTTTCAGATCCAAGACGACATTCTCAACGCCACATCTACACCCGAGGCCCTGGGGAAGTCTGCCGGATCGGATCATGCCCGAGGCAAGCAAACCTATCCCGCCGTGTTCGGCGTGGATGCTTCGCGGCGGGCGGCAAACGACAACTTGAGCCAAGCGCTCAACCTTATCGACAGCCTGCCTGGCAACACCCAGCCCCTACGGATCCTGGCTCAGTCGGCAGTCGACAGGAGCCACTAA